The segment CTAGCCAAGCCATACAAAACAATAAACTGAGCCTATAAAAAGTTGAATGAAACTGAGACACCAAGTTTTGAAAGTTAAAGCAAATCAACACCTCCGTTATGCATGTCAATGGGCAAGTGCACCATAAAGTTTTCCCATTACAGAAGTCTAGACACTTCCTATCTCTAGAAACACCGTGATGGGAGATCTAAACCAGCCCCTTCTCCACTCCAAAGGTGATCAAATAATGGCATCCCCTCATCCACCTATGGTCTGAAATCTCGTTTATGCTTGTGAAACCTGGTCACCCATGCCATCAGTTCAGAGAGATTTTAAGTGCTGAAAAGCCGATTTGCCATGATGTCACGCCACTAATTCAATCAGCGCATAATTAACCATTGCCTCTCTATAATTCTAAGGAGGAAGCCTGTTTTCTTATGGATTGCAGAAGCCGACAGATAATGTTTAATAAATTGGCCAGAATATCAGAAAAATGAAAAATAACAACAACAATAACAAGCCGATATCTAGAACTGAATGAGATAGAGATGTGCAAAAGTATAGAATGTTTGGTCATTGATGTTAACCTAGTCAGTAAAGTGCCGAACTTTTTATGAACAAAAATCATCTATCCAGATACTTTTATCCAAAGATTTGAGTTTTCGATGGAAAAAATGCTACTTTTGATAGTCGGCAATCCAGACAATAACGGATTGCGCTCAAAACTTGTAGCTCAATAGATCAATCCACAAAAAGCCAACGGCAATTAAGAAGGTCATAACTTGAGAAGATAAAATCAAAGCGTTTGAACAAGGTTTAGATTAGATTGATTTAACCGCGAGAGAGATATAGAGAGGAAGAAATTGGAGATGGAAGGCGTACCTCCAGAGCTTGGGCAAGGCAAGATGGGCGATTCGAGGCGGACGAAGGAGGCAAAGACGAAACCCTAGACGGCGTAGCGACGGAGTGGGCGTCCGTATAAGGATTTCTTTAAGTCATGAAGACTGGACGGGTTGACCCGTTCGACCCGTGACTTGGATGCTGGTTATGAGTTGGCTCGGTGGCCAAATCGCTCAAATCGTCACGGTCGAACTGGCCGAAACCTTTCCGGAAGAACCACCCCAACCAAGCATGGggacaaaataaaataattttcctAAAAGATGTTttactattctatttttttaattaaaaattgatatcaGTCATAATAAAACATTAGCATCAAATTTTCAATTCCTCTTAGGATGTAACTCAAGCTCATTAGGTTAAGTACCTCATCTTGATCTGTACTACTCTAACCTAATGCAATCCAATTCTATCATAAGCCACATTTATATCAATATAGGAACTATGCTACATTAAAAgccaaatagattttttttttttactttttataggATTCAAGCCGGCTTACTCCAAAAACATTTTGGATCTTATCCAACCCATAAATTCGGTAGGATTTTGAATCCAATCATCTAAACAAATTCTAATTGACTTAGATTTGGGTGAATAAGAATCCCACAAAATACCACTATTTTATTGGGCAAGTTTCTTCATTTCTTCAAGAAAATTATGAATGACCtaagtttaaaatataattaatcaatttgtttaccccaaaaaaaaaaaaagtgtggtACCCTGGGATTGAAGGAAGGAAGTAAACCCGACCTTTAGCgggatataaatttttttgaagtataAATCAAAGCTCTGCCCACTTATAATAGGGGTGAATCCCCCTCGCTCTTTCAAATCACAAAGAGAATTTAATATGAAAAATCAATGATCTAAATATAAGGAAAGAAATTCAGTAGAGAAGTTATAAAGCATTATGCATGTTTGATTGTTTGTATGCATTCCGTGCGACTAATTTACAACCCTTAATATGTGACTAAGTTTGTAAAGAATTAGTGGTTAAAGATCCAACCATTCATGCTCCTCTGGTTTAAATAAGTCCAATTGTTCTTCGGTTTACCAGCAAAAACCCAGGTTATAAGGATTCAACTCTCAACCCTCGTTCTTCAACCCGACATTGGTCTGACCCAGGAGAACCCTGCCGCTTTCTATTTCTGTCCCTTGGTTTTTGGTAGAATTTTCTATCCGTGACAATTCAAATAATCAATTCTCCTCCCAGTCTCCCTACGAGGCAGCGCAGAGCAGACCAGAAAGCTCGGGAAAGAAGCATCACCTttactctctctccctttcttcccCAAAAAGAGCCAAAGGGACTCTCGAGGACCATTTGCTTCCACATTCAAACTTTCCCACCCAGCCACCCTTCCCCAGTTCCTCCCCTCCACACTTGCCTCTTATCTCATCCACAAGTTGGTGGACTGCATGTCAAGCATAAAAGCCAATTTAAGTGAATTGTCTGTTATTATTGTTGCTGTTTTCATTGTCCAAGAGATTAATTTTTTCTGTTCTATACTAATCTTTAGGGACGTCGATTGCATATTTTTTGGGAGAAAGAAGGGACTGACTTCACTATAATAACTAGATCCaaatgcttggacttctagttacTAGGTAGAGGGCTGGCTATGATTCTGGAttgggaggaaagaaagaaaatatggattttaatttttttcctgaGGAAGCTTAGTTATAAAGTGAGGTTTGAGTATGGCAGCTAATTTATTTGTGCTTTGTGAAAAAAAACTATATATGTAATGGCTGTCTGGAGTAAGTTTATTCACAGATTCTGAAACACAGAATTTTTCTGCATGAAAAAAGTTGGCCTGCAGATTATGGACACTGCTTGAGACTGGACATCATTCATCCAAATTGATGGATTCCAGCCGGTGCAGAGTACTGACTCCATCAATCAGAGTCATTTTTGGTGCTCCAAAATTCTTGGAGTTGTCTGAGCATGGCTTTCTCCTATTCCTCCAACTCTCTTTATACCCTTGGTCCTTTAGACCCACCAGAAGATATCACATGGAGAGACTGCCAAGATCACATAAAGGTCCAAACAAGTTCATGTGTCCACACTGACATACCTCCATTACTTTTGCAACCTGCTAACTACCATATCACTGCAAGCTTGAAATGGGGGAAATTATAGGCTGCCTTCAGGATATTGAGACATGCAAATGGGGAAAAAGAAAATGCAACGAAATCCATTTCTGATCTCTATCGACAAAATCAGGACAAAATAGCACACCATTTCATCGGTTTTCTAATGCAAGGAATATGGGTTGCATACTTTCGGTGCCCCAATTTTGTTATAACCAACTCCTGCGTTATAATAGTCCATTACTATGTTTCCAAATCAAGATTGCAGTGGCATAGTGTTATTTGTTTCTCATGGGCACAAGAAAACGTCCTTTGGAATGGTATTGACGAGGCCCAAAACCTGAGGCCAGCTATCTGATGATTGTGAGATGAGACTGGATGCTAAACTTTGGCTAAGTGAGATAAGGTCTGGAACAGAGAGAACCCCTCTTAACTTTGGCAAAGTGAGATGAGACTGGAGGCTAAACGATGTCAATGATGaatatcattaataaaaattcCAGTACAACGGTATCGTAAGTTGATAAATTAGGTGAGAAAGAAGTAAAAAATGGTGTCTCTGTGAAACATCTGCTCATACAACATGTGCACGTAGCGTAAAGGCATACCTTTATGCATTTTGTGTGAGGCCTATCCGGACGTATATTtagttttatattaattatatcataataaattttgaatttttatatagaattaaaaaatctaaataatattttttagttaacCTTTTTGAACGAAGTCAtgattatttttgatgaagtcatGATTATTACAAATGATTTTGGAGTTGACCTAGTCCATAGTCTGTATGAATCAGAGGACTCTGTAGTACTAGTCTATTAGAGTTAATCATGGATCAATCATGATGCTtgtgattagatttaaataaaatcttAGTATGTCGAGGATGCTAGAGTATAAATGAAAAGAATATATGAAGATCCATATGCTTCTTAGGTGCTTATACAAGAATaaagaattcaaataatatcttccaCCCAATTTTTGTGGATGAAATCTTAAGTTATTATATCTTGAGCAAGACGAAACACAACCATAAGAACATTCAGGACATTAGACGATTGGGAGGCTAGATCATATTCTGCAGCAAGAAGCCTTCCAAGAATTGCAGTTGGAACATCCAAAAATGCAGCGGCAACGGCTTTATACATGCCCACAGGTGCCATCAACGCATATTTTAGTTTAACAGGTAATTTGTTTACCTAATCAATCATAAGCTGGCAGTTGATTCTACGTGCCTAACAATTTAATTATGCATGGTCACGTCACGTCAGCTTCGTTGGGAGGAATTCCTTTTGCTCTCTCTGCCTGCCAAGGTTCTTCAGTATCTGGACATTAGTCGCTTACGTGCGGCACTTGTTAAAACTTAAACACgatatatattttctttacaaaaaaaaaaaaaaaaaaaaaacacgatATATATTTTAATAGATTATAGGGGGAAAAAACAATACAATAGATTTTCTTTATTGGAAAAAGGCAcctggagaagaaaaagaatcctGTCGCATCTAATGAAACCCATTTGACGGCATCAATGAAATGATCGATTACGTTTGGCCATTCAACAATCGGTGTCCAGGATCTTCGTGTTGGTCAGCAAATTAACGTCTTAATTTAGAACCTCTCCTTTTTAAGATGGAATCACGCTCATGAAAGGGAAATGTTGTTGGAACCACTCTTTCAAGAAACAAATGGAATCAACGTCTCATTATGTAAAGATAGGGCCCAAAACCTTCTCTTCTTATCCATTAATTAAAGTAGGTCTATTACCAGCGAAGACATGTTATCATGTGGTCTAATCTCATCCATTAGGGTTATTGGACTGTTAGGTGGAATACTCATCCTCTCTCTCTAAATATTTGGTTGATAGTCCCAGCCTTCTAGGGGTAGGCAAATGCAAAGCTGGTCAAATAAAATGTTCATAtgcttttcatcaaaaaaatgatACCATGCTTGAACTTTTTTGGATTAAATGCCCTTCGATAAGGATCTATTTGGACTTAACTCATGTctaagatctaaattcatgcgtTTGGGTCTAAATTAACCATACCAGATCTCCAAAATGCTAATCCTATGTGCTGAAGGACTGGACATTTTAATCCTGTGAGCTCATAGtcgtttttttcataaaaaagagATATCTGTGAATTGGAAATTAAGTGGATGCAGTATTCTGAGGTTTTGTACAAACTAGCCTTTTTGATGCCTTTGTGAAGTGGAAGCTTTCTAAGTCCCAGTATTAAAATTGGTAACTAATTGATGAAACGTTAGGTCTGTGCTAAGTTTTGTTGAGAAATCATTGATGCATATTCAAGGTTTGCTACTGGAATAATTTCTGAGGTTAACCAAAAAATTAATTTGGAGAGTAATCAAAGGTGGAGAATCCAAGTATGAATCCTTATCTGAAAATAAGAACTAGCATAAGTTGATTAGCCCAAGCCCAAACTGGTTAAGTTTGAAATGCTAGGCGTATTCTTATGCAATAATTGCTGCGATCAAATGTGTGTAGTGGTACATGAAGGCTCCATTCAAAGGATTCTCTTAAGATAATTGATAGTTCGGTACCTTAAAGCAACCTCATTCAAACTTCAAAGATGCTACTTAACTTGGCTGCAGCCAGTCGAAAGTAGGAATATTCTCTTCAATGAGCCATCAATTTCTACATGACTTCTTAATTAGAATGGATTTTCTCGAACTCGTGTGAACAAAACCATGCCCACCCTTACAAACTTGCTATTGTAGCACGAGTTCTCCACACTCAAAAGGATTCTTGCTTCTACTGATCTCCAGGTCTTTAGTATGGTCAAGGTATATATACTCTTTTGCCGCCTATAGTTGTGCCAACAATTTGGACAACCTCTTAAATTCTCAATATAAGCCTTGGCCCTTGTCATTTTATCTCATTTTGAGGCAAGGAAGATATGGGAGTGACAAACATAGCACCAGTTGTGAGCAAGATCTATTGCTCTTCCTCTCAGACTACATTGATGGTGAGGAGGCGACCTCGTATGGTGAATGGAGGTGGCTTTGTGGTCATGAATGCTAATCAGAATGTGGTTTTCAAGGTTGATGGTTGTGGAATCCTGGGCATCAAGGGAGAGTTGATTCTAAGGGATGGAGATGGAGCTCCAATACTTCTCATTCATAAAAAGGTGATCACTTTGGCTCTTTCTCCTTGTGACCATTGTTGTGTTCACTGAGATCTTTCAAATTGTCAGGGAGGCGTAGTGCAAGCATTAAGTGCTCACAACCTATGGAACAGTTACGTAATGGACTATGAAGAACCAAGCAAGTTAGTTTTTAGCTTGAGAGAGCCAAAATCACGTCTTCTGAGGAACGGTTCTATAAAGATCTCAACTGATACAAACGGGCGAAACAAGGACTGGGGCTTCGAAGTGAAGGGATCATTCATCAAGAGGGCTTGCACCATCAATGATCGAAGAGGCAACGTTGTTGCCCAGGTAATTAGCAAACCATGCATGCAAAAAGCCCGCAACTTAATTAATATAAACGCAAACAATGAGACAGAAAGTATTGTAacttgttcttctttttcttgtttttggGCAGGTGGGTCTCATGGAAATGATGGCAAACAAGGATTTCTACCATGTGGTGGTGCAACCAGGCTATGACCAGGCCTTCGTCATTGGAGTGATAGCTATTCTTGACAACATACATGGGGAGTCCACCAGGTGTTGATGGGAATGGAGGAAGAATAGCTGCAAGTTACCTCTTGTTATCAAAGATATTGGGAGAGCAATCCAAACAGAGTTGGGAGCTATACAAAATTATAGAAGCTGCGTGTGGAAACTGAACATGGAAGTGTGGATAGGCCTCCAGGATCCATAGGATTGCCCCTCAGTCATGGATCATTACATTCCAAGGTTGTAGTTGTTCTTTACAACCTGAGATGATCCATAATTATCATCATTAAATAAACTTACCATTGTTTACGATCAATGATTAGCTAATACATGGTAGGTGGAGCCAAAAAAAAATGTGTGTAAATAATGTGGGATTATTCGTTTTCAAGTTAAAGGAGAGAGTTCTGGTAGCTTCTCTTTTGTTATGGAATTGCTTGTACGCAAACCTTATGTTATGCTAACTTTATGGAATTTGCCAATGAGTTTAACAATTGATATTAATCTGAATCCACGTATCCTATCCATTTGATAAAAGAGAATGGCCGCAAACTTCAAAAAAGGGAATACTTTCTGTTGAGAGTCGTGCTTTTCTGAAATTTGTAAACAGCTTCGAGTTGGTCCCCTTCGAATGCATGGCTTGTTCCGGGTTTTTTATATGGACCCCAGACTTCAAGGAATAAAGGTGTTTGCTATCAAAAAAAGGAATAAAGGTGTTTGCTACGGAAGCGAACCCCCCGCCTCCTCTTTCTTCGTCCGAGCAGCGAAGAAACGAAGTCACGGTGGGTGTAGAAGCCATAAATCAGAGACCAAAGATATGACATCCAACAAGGAtcagcaaaaaaaaatattatttaaattttttaattttgtataAATATCCAATATCTATCTACAGTAATAAccaatatgaaattaaatatttgactGCACCgatcttcataaaaaatttaagaggTATTTGGTTGGGGGTAATGGGGATctgaaattgaaatcgaaatggataattcccattccaaccgtttgattggaaggagtcctattccgatttcgatttcggagtagaatgagaatggctcaatttatatagaactcaatctctactcttatctatgaattcaatttttcattccaattctgatttcgattccgatttcgtTCACGAATCAAATACTTTGAAAGATTTGactatttcgattccgatttcaatCCATTCCGATTTGCATTCTCATTTTGATTCTGGTTGCCAACCAAACATCCTCTTAATGATATTCATAATGCCAGTCAAAGTCTACAtctaaaatgagaaaaaaatcatgcGACTTAAATAAGATCTCATATGGTTTTCCATTTAGTTAGATGGCTAAGCTTTAGGACTGGATAAGCTCAACTGGGGCAAATGCAAGAACAAGTTATGCGTCTCCTTATCTGTGCATCTGTTCACACAGAGAGGTGGACTAGAGTTCCACGGATGTCATTTCATCTGGTCAGGTAAAGTGGGAAGATAGAGTTCGATACTAACGATCGAACCAGTTGAATGTGATCTACTctctataaaatatttacaaaataaatattatataatttggaAATCTCCTAGCTTATGCATTAAAATATTAGAAAATGGTTAGTGTCTCTGACACTATTCTTACAGAAAAATAAGCCCAACAATATGTTAGCAAGAATATTTCGCTCTGGAGAGTGGCTTCTACAACTACTGGGATGCGAAACGGGTTGCCCAGAATACATTTGGgcctgatttaaattattttggcCCGGATCATCATCTTCTCGTTGACAAAGTTTTGAATGTAATCCAGCCCAGAGCACAGCCCATTTGCATGTAATCTGTCGACTTATTAAACCCGTGGAGAAACCCAAATTAAACGTCGCCTTCCGAGTACCGAGTCAACCTCCATGCCACCAGCCTCCCCTCTTCCTCCAGGGTCAGTGTAATCTTATTCTTTATTCTTTTTCGATGGTTTATTATTGGAAAAATTTGATTGTTATCTTATTTAATTCTTAATAGCTCGGGGACAGTGCGGGGGAAGCAAAGAAGGGATCAATTTCTCCAACTTATCTTTTTGAGCGCAAGGTTTTTGAGAATTTGCCTCACTAGATTgaacttaattattttttttcccaTCCTTTTTCCTTCAAATTTTTCTATGAGGTAAAAAAGACATTCTGATCCAATTGCCTAGATGAATCAATTTATGACTTTATTCTGGTCATGAATCGTGTTGTTTATTTGTGGATCATGTGAGTCATTGGATGACATTGGAGATGGAAAGAATTGCTTGAAAGCAATGCTCCAAAATTTGGTGCTATCAAAACCTATATAAGAAGACTGCATATGGAAGTGTCCCTGAAGTCCAAACATCAGAAAATGGTAACTGATACCTTGAAGCATTACCTTTCCTCTCATGTCATTGCAATGCAAAAATGGATAGGATTTAAATTAATACAAGCTAGGAAAATCTACTGAAGATTGCTTCTAGAACCTTTTTGTGATGATTGATCACTGCACATCGATAGGATTTGATGGGAATTTTTTTGACTAATTGATTTTGGCTATGTTATATCAGTTGGACTGTTGGATATAATGGGGCATATTGAGAAACTAGATGAGGATTATATATAAGAAGGATCTGCCCAGAAGCCAAGAGGGAATAAACTTTGAGATGAACAGAGTCATGCATGTCTCATCAGAAAGATGACGTGCTTAAAATAATTCTGAGATGTTCAGGCATCAACTGTTACTGAGAGCAGTTTGTTTGAAGGTTTCCTTGATTAAATTGTCACCATGCACAATTTTATTCTTCTTAAGCTTAAAGGTATTATGTTAGACTCTTTCTTTGCTTGTGTTGCAGCTGGAGTCTTTCAAGGTCTTCAATTGTAGTTTATTGATTGTCACCATGCCAAATGGATTAATTCAGTTGTTTTGGGGTGGGGAATTTCATATCTTCGATCACCTCCTGAAACGTCATAAACACTATTCAATATTCTTCAATATCCAATAGAATAAGGAGAGTAGTTTCATAATTCTCTTAACATGAACAAAATATCAAGTAGGACAACACCTAGAATGATGACTTTGTAGTTTATATATTGATCCATGTTATGGCTCCCCAAGATATTGGAAATGCTAGAGTCTTGTGATGATGACACAAAGAATTTATCTGGAAAGGAGTTTTTTGGAGTGTTCTTGTGGATACAATTGCCATAATTCATTGCTTTTGAGTCTCAAGGGGAAATTTGTTTTATACAAATCCTGTTATCAGAAGGATTGGACAAAATGCTAAGCACTAGAAGACATCAAAGATGATTGCAAGTGTATTTTGGCAGCTTTACATGAAAGCTCCATCCTAACTAAACTCTTATGGATTTTTTCCCCAAGTAACAGTAAGATTTTTGTTTGTCGTAAATAAAATTGTCTGGGGAATTTGATGGTTACACGGTCACGCTGTCATATGTATTTATACCAACGCTCACATTAGTATCCCTGATATGGGAGCATCAATCTTTGTCCAGCATGATTGTAATTGAGTACATATTGGTCTTCTTTTGCTTAGAACAACTTCTGTTGAAGTGGGCAAAAGGCCATAGCCTTTTATTAGTCCTATTTTGTCCTGTGTCCTTTGTTGTTATGTCTGACTTTACAGGAGTGATTTTGTAACTAAGCAATGGAAAACTAGAGGAAAATCAAGGGCTGTAAAAGATGGAAAAACATTAAGGATTAAATAAAGTTTCAAGTCAGGATTAATAAGCATGTGGATGGGATACTTGTCATTAATAAGTACTAATGATCACCATAAGACTCTAATATGTTGTTATTAGTTTGTCAGACTAAACGACAAAGGCATTTGGTGGAAAATATCATCAGATGATCTTGGTTCCAATAATTTCTGTTCCTACCACTACATTATCATTTTCTAGTGTTTAAGTGCTTGAGTCTTGTTCTTTTTGGACCAGTAGTTAAAGAGCTTAACTAATTTCATTGTTTTATTTAGCAGAATCGTACACTCCAATCAAACTCTATGTCTGATTTCAAAATATCAGAAAGAATGACAGACATTGAGCAAGATGATCTAAGTTCTCTATGTACAACACAGTTCCTTTGTGGTGATTTATGATCTACTTTCTTGAAGGTGTCTTGGCGAGTTTCTGTACTGCCCATTGCCTCCGTCCCGACAAAGAGGCTCGGAATGACTTCCGGACCTGGGGGCCCTGAGCTTGTGCCTGTGGCCATGGTGGTGGTGTCCATTCTCTTTTACTTGTGACTTCTCTGAGTCCTCTACTTTACCATTCTCCACTGATACTGTGTAGATGAAAGGGCCGATTGGCATGTCATCCATTTCCAAGAGAGGCTCCAAGGTCTTAACAATGGTTGACATCTGAGGCCTGGATTTTGGGTTTTGGCTCAAGCACTGGTAGGCCACAGCAGCTGCCTTCTGGGCACACTTGGTGGAGTACTGACCCACAAGGCAGGGGTCCATGATGCGGTTTAGCTTCCGCGCGTCATTTAGACATGGCCTTGCCCATTCCACAAGGTTCTGCTCTCTGCTAGGCCGAGTCTTGTCGACAGACCGCCTCCCTGTCAGTAGCTCAAGCAACACAACTCCAAAGCTATAGACATCGCTCTTGGCTGTGAGATGGCCTAATAACAGGGCAAATTGATTAAGAACTCATGTAAAGTAATAGAAAGAAGGGAACTAGATCATGTTGAAGGATGCATCTTTGCATGCCTGTCAAGATGTACTCTGGTGCAGCATAGCCCTCTGTGCCCATGACTCGGGTCGAAACATGGGTGTCATCTCCTTCTGGACCGTCCTTTGCAAGTCCAAAATCTGAGAGCTTTGCTTTATAGTCCTGAGAATTAATGGAGCATGCTTTTATTAAGCAAATGGCAGTTCAAATGGTGAGTTCTTAGCCTTCAGTGAAGCAGAGGTTTTTCAAAGTAGCTAGAGTGCTTCAAAAGGATATTTGAGCTGCAAGCAGTCGATTGTTCCTAAACTATAAGTGGAACCTATTTCCTTATCTTTAAAGAGAATCATGAAGCAAAGCCTGACCAAACAC is part of the Elaeis guineensis isolate ETL-2024a chromosome 15, EG11, whole genome shotgun sequence genome and harbors:
- the LOC105037014 gene encoding protein LURP-one-related 6, translated to MGVTNIAPVVSKIYCSSSQTTLMVRRRPRMVNGGGFVVMNANQNVVFKVDGCGILGIKGELILRDGDGAPILLIHKKGGVVQALSAHNLWNSYVMDYEEPSKLVFSLREPKSRLLRNGSIKISTDTNGRNKDWGFEVKGSFIKRACTINDRRGNVVAQVGLMEMMANKDFYHVVVQPGYDQAFVIGVIAILDNIHGESTRC